The proteins below come from a single candidate division KSB1 bacterium genomic window:
- a CDS encoding SDR family oxidoreductase: PQPGIGLRESAQLSQIPYRQDSSLSPEEIFPEGKLDADLQQVDLRKTNSWRLRLGEIQTTEMLEVQLVNSVAPFVLCNRLLPLMKRDTTGQKHIVNVTAMEGKFLRFKKAARHPHTNMAKAALNMLTHTSAKDLAKDGIYMNAVDTGWVTDEDPAELSEFKQRVHDFQPPLDIIDGAARVCDPFFDGILTGKHWCGKFLKDYFPIDW, encoded by the coding sequence CCCCAGCCGGGAATAGGTTTGCGAGAATCAGCTCAACTTTCGCAGATTCCATATCGTCAGGATAGCTCCCTGAGTCCGGAGGAAATCTTCCCGGAGGGAAAGCTCGATGCCGATCTGCAGCAGGTGGATTTGCGCAAGACAAATAGTTGGCGTTTACGTCTGGGAGAAATACAGACGACAGAAATGCTCGAAGTACAATTGGTGAATTCTGTGGCGCCATTTGTGCTGTGCAACAGATTGCTACCGCTGATGAAGCGGGACACCACCGGGCAAAAGCATATCGTTAATGTCACCGCCATGGAAGGTAAATTCTTAAGATTTAAGAAGGCTGCACGACATCCACATACGAATATGGCGAAAGCTGCCCTGAATATGCTGACGCATACATCCGCTAAAGATTTGGCTAAAGACGGCATCTACATGAATGCCGTTGATACGGGCTGGGTCACGGACGAAGATCCCGCAGAACTTTCCGAGTTTAAACAAAGAGTGCATGACTTCCAGCCGCCATTAGATATTATCGATGGCGCGGCGAGAGTTTGTGATCCTTTCTTTGATGGCATCTTAACCGGCAAACATTGGTGTGGTAAATTTCTTAAGGACTATTTTCCCATAGACTGGTGA